In Vibrio alginolyticus NBRC 15630 = ATCC 17749, one genomic interval encodes:
- a CDS encoding formate C-acetyltransferase/glycerol dehydratase family glycyl radical enzyme, translated as MDLNYLPERIKAHKSALVNIVTPPVCTERAEAYTRAYQANEDKPVIVQRALALQEHLRTRTIWIKHDELIVGNQASKVRAAPIFPEYTVRWIEAEIDELADRPGAGFAVTEEDKQSIHSITPYWRGKTVQDRCYGLFTDEQQEILASTIIKAEGNMTSGDAHLAVDNEKILKLGMNGLLEDVRQHRANNDVSTFEGLKKEQFYKSVEIVLLAIQDHMVSYAELAAKMALEETRPLRKAELESIAANCRHVASYAPENFWQALQLSYFVQLMLQIESNGHSVSFGRMDQFLNEFYVRDIENGTLEKGFALELLQSCWLKLLEVNKIRSGAHSKASAGSPLYQNVCIGGQKLNEKGEPEDAVNPLSWAILESCGQLRSTQPNLSVRYHEGLNQEFLMGCIEVIKCGFGMPAFNNDEVVIPEFIKLGVEKEDAYNYASIGCIETAVPGKWGYRCTGMSFINFARILLASLNEGVDATTGKAFLPHDKSLAKGNFENFEQVTASWAEQIRYYTRKSIEIDTVVDSVLEQQAQDIFCSTLVDDCLARGKTVKEGGAKYDWVSGLQVGIANLGNSLAAIKHLVFDDAQITQPELAKALAEDFDGMENEQLRQRLINFAPKYGNDDDAVDQLLADAYQVYIDELEQFVNTRHGRGPIGGGYYAGTSSISANVPFGASTMATPDGRKAKTPLAEGASPSSGSDRLGPTAVYNSVGKIQANKILGGVLLNQKLSPAAVESEGDKLKLSMLIRTFFNHHKGWHVQYNIVSRETLLAAKKNPEQYRDLVVRVAGYSAFFTALSPDAQDDIIARTEHEL; from the coding sequence ATGGACCTAAATTACCTTCCTGAGCGTATCAAAGCGCACAAATCGGCACTGGTAAATATCGTAACGCCACCTGTCTGTACCGAGCGTGCAGAGGCATACACTCGTGCTTATCAAGCAAACGAAGACAAACCTGTGATTGTCCAACGTGCGCTGGCACTGCAAGAGCACTTACGCACTCGTACGATTTGGATTAAACACGATGAGTTGATCGTCGGTAACCAAGCGAGCAAAGTGCGCGCTGCGCCTATTTTCCCAGAATACACAGTGCGTTGGATTGAAGCGGAAATTGATGAGCTAGCCGACCGTCCTGGTGCAGGCTTTGCGGTCACTGAAGAAGATAAGCAAAGCATCCACAGCATCACGCCGTACTGGCGCGGTAAAACCGTTCAAGACCGTTGTTATGGTTTGTTTACTGATGAGCAGCAAGAGATCTTAGCCAGCACCATCATTAAAGCTGAAGGCAACATGACTTCGGGTGACGCGCACCTAGCGGTGGACAACGAGAAAATCTTGAAGCTAGGCATGAACGGTTTGTTAGAGGATGTTCGTCAGCACCGTGCTAACAATGATGTTTCGACCTTTGAAGGCTTGAAGAAAGAGCAGTTCTATAAATCAGTCGAAATCGTACTGCTTGCCATTCAAGATCACATGGTGAGCTACGCTGAATTAGCAGCAAAAATGGCGTTAGAAGAGACGCGCCCGCTGCGCAAAGCTGAGTTAGAAAGCATTGCGGCAAACTGTCGTCATGTAGCAAGCTACGCACCAGAAAACTTCTGGCAAGCATTGCAATTAAGCTACTTCGTTCAGTTGATGCTACAAATCGAATCGAACGGTCACTCGGTTTCTTTCGGTCGTATGGACCAGTTCCTCAACGAATTCTATGTTCGTGATATCGAAAACGGCACGCTTGAAAAAGGCTTCGCACTTGAGCTTTTACAAAGCTGCTGGTTGAAGCTGCTTGAAGTAAACAAGATTCGCTCTGGTGCGCACTCGAAAGCATCGGCAGGTTCTCCGCTGTACCAAAACGTGTGTATCGGCGGCCAGAAGTTGAATGAAAAGGGTGAGCCAGAAGACGCAGTGAATCCCCTTTCTTGGGCGATTCTGGAATCTTGTGGTCAGTTACGTTCGACGCAACCTAACTTGAGTGTGCGTTACCACGAAGGTTTGAACCAAGAGTTCTTAATGGGCTGTATCGAGGTGATTAAGTGCGGCTTCGGCATGCCAGCTTTTAACAACGATGAGGTTGTTATTCCTGAATTCATCAAGCTTGGTGTAGAGAAAGAAGACGCTTACAACTACGCATCTATCGGCTGTATCGAGACGGCGGTTCCGGGCAAATGGGGTTACCGTTGTACGGGCATGAGCTTCATTAACTTCGCTCGTATCCTGCTCGCTTCATTGAACGAAGGTGTGGATGCAACAACGGGTAAAGCTTTCTTGCCGCACGATAAGTCATTAGCAAAAGGCAACTTTGAGAACTTTGAGCAAGTGACAGCTTCTTGGGCAGAGCAAATCCGCTACTACACCCGTAAATCGATTGAGATTGATACGGTAGTGGACAGCGTGCTTGAACAGCAGGCACAAGACATCTTCTGTTCAACGCTGGTGGATGACTGTTTGGCTCGCGGTAAAACCGTGAAAGAAGGCGGCGCGAAATACGATTGGGTATCTGGTTTGCAAGTCGGTATCGCAAACTTGGGTAACAGCCTAGCTGCCATCAAGCACCTTGTTTTCGATGACGCGCAAATCACCCAACCAGAGTTGGCAAAAGCATTGGCAGAAGATTTCGACGGCATGGAGAACGAACAGCTTCGCCAACGTCTTATCAACTTTGCACCAAAATACGGTAACGATGATGACGCAGTAGACCAACTACTGGCAGACGCTTACCAAGTGTACATTGATGAGCTAGAACAGTTCGTTAATACGCGTCATGGGCGTGGTCCAATTGGCGGCGGTTACTACGCAGGTACATCAAGTATCTCGGCAAACGTCCCATTCGGTGCTTCAACCATGGCAACGCCAGATGGTCGTAAAGCGAAAACACCATTGGCAGAAGGTGCAAGCCCGTCATCTGGCTCAGACCGTTTAGGTCCAACCGCAGTGTATAACTCAGTGGGTAAGATCCAAGCGAATAAGATCTTGGGTGGCGTGCTGCTTAACCAGAAATTAAGTCCGGCAGCGGTTGAGTCTGAAGGGGATAAGCTCAAGCTTTCTATGTTGATTCGTACCTTCTTCAACCACCACAAAGGCTGGCATGTTCAGTACAATATCGTCTCTCGTGAGACCTTGCTAGCTGCGAAGAAGAACCCGGAGCAATATCGTGATCTTGTTGTGCGAGTCGCAGGCTACTCAGCCTTCTTCACAGCGCTATCACCAGATGCTCAAGACGACATCATCGCACGTACTGAGCACGAGCTGTAA
- a CDS encoding fructose-6-phosphate aldolase, with the protein MIELYLDTADVAEVKRFNQCLPLKGVTTNPSILAKSKQGLNETLAGMQEALGGTPRFHAQVVSSTVEGMVAEARQLNELPYDMVVKVPATETGLAAIKLMKKEGIQVLATAIYSAQQGFLAALCGADYLAPYVNRIDAMNGNGVEVVADLQLLLDQNQLPAKILAASFKNTQQAMEVMKLGIEAITLPTDVAAQMFAHPAVKPAVEQFDKDWKETFGDKLSFES; encoded by the coding sequence ATGATTGAACTTTATTTAGATACTGCTGATGTGGCAGAAGTAAAACGCTTTAACCAGTGCCTACCGCTAAAAGGCGTGACGACAAACCCAAGCATTTTGGCGAAGTCAAAGCAGGGACTGAATGAAACCCTCGCAGGTATGCAAGAAGCACTTGGCGGTACACCTCGCTTTCACGCTCAAGTCGTGAGTTCAACCGTCGAAGGCATGGTGGCAGAAGCGCGCCAATTGAATGAATTGCCTTACGATATGGTGGTAAAAGTGCCAGCAACAGAAACCGGCTTAGCGGCAATTAAGCTAATGAAAAAAGAGGGAATTCAGGTTCTTGCTACCGCTATCTATTCCGCTCAACAGGGTTTCCTTGCGGCACTGTGCGGTGCAGACTACCTAGCACCTTACGTAAACCGCATTGATGCGATGAACGGCAACGGTGTTGAAGTGGTCGCGGATCTTCAATTGTTGCTCGATCAAAACCAACTACCAGCGAAGATTTTGGCAGCCAGCTTCAAGAACACTCAACAAGCGATGGAGGTGATGAAACTGGGCATCGAAGCCATTACATTACCAACTGATGTGGCGGCACAAATGTTCGCACATCCAGCAGTAAAACCGGCGGTTGAGCAGTTCGATAAAGACTGGAAAGAGACGTTCGGCGATAAACTTTCATTTGAAAGCTAA
- a CDS encoding GNAT family N-acetyltransferase: MRIEIDNLERPQVIALLEGHLQDMYATSPPESVHALDLDKLKAPEVTFWTGWKGEQLLGCAAIKELDDQHAELKSMRTTPTARNQGVASQLLIHVIEQAKQKGLQRLSLETGSMEFFKPARLLYEKHGFVYCEPFGDYELDPNSQFMTLELS; this comes from the coding sequence ATGAGGATTGAAATCGACAATTTAGAACGGCCGCAAGTGATAGCGCTGTTGGAAGGACATTTACAGGACATGTACGCCACGTCACCACCAGAAAGCGTGCATGCGTTAGATTTAGATAAGCTCAAAGCGCCAGAAGTGACATTTTGGACCGGATGGAAAGGTGAGCAACTGCTTGGGTGTGCGGCGATTAAAGAGTTGGATGACCAACACGCGGAGCTGAAATCCATGCGCACCACGCCTACGGCAAGAAACCAAGGTGTGGCATCTCAATTATTGATTCATGTGATTGAGCAAGCGAAGCAAAAAGGTTTGCAGCGCTTGAGTTTAGAAACGGGCTCGATGGAGTTTTTTAAACCAGCGCGCCTGTTGTATGAAAAGCATGGCTTTGTGTACTGCGAGCCGTTCGGGGATTACGAACTCGATCCGAACAGTCAATTCATGACCCTAGAACTGAGCTAG
- a CDS encoding GNAT family N-acetyltransferase: MITIEKYSPERHEHTCELSVLEEQSQFTVADVGEMLTRLEPTELPHLILADDDVVGFFLFDAAYSEKYDFCPKNSLGVRALLVDHRHQGKGIAKQAIQQFADFAKRHYPEFDALYLTVNCRNIPAYQCYLKSGFEDTNELYHGGPVGPQHIMRQPL, encoded by the coding sequence ATGATTACTATTGAAAAGTATTCGCCTGAGCGACATGAACACACTTGCGAACTTAGCGTTCTAGAAGAGCAATCGCAGTTTACGGTCGCGGATGTGGGTGAAATGCTTACACGTCTTGAACCCACAGAGCTTCCGCATCTGATTTTGGCAGACGATGACGTGGTTGGCTTTTTTCTATTTGATGCTGCTTACAGCGAGAAATACGATTTTTGCCCGAAAAACAGTTTAGGCGTACGTGCTTTGCTGGTGGATCACCGTCATCAAGGCAAAGGCATCGCCAAGCAAGCCATTCAACAGTTTGCCGATTTCGCCAAACGCCATTATCCCGAGTTTGATGCGCTTTATCTCACCGTGAATTGCCGCAACATACCCGCTTATCAGTGCTATTTAAAATCAGGGTTTGAAGATACCAATGAGCTTTACCACGGAGGCCCCGTTGGACCGCAACACATTATGAGACAGCCGCTTTAG
- a CDS encoding DUF2799 domain-containing protein produces the protein MKRALIPLALLTLLSGCASMSPDECKTANWYNVGYQDGRDGNDPNIINSYTEDCGEAGVTPDRAKWKEGFDKGTIQYCSPDNGYTVGIEGKEYYGVCSSKEFIENYQLGHQEYQRQQRIQQIDTEISVIDNQLDGNPDKDNAKRLKEKRKRLADERSSLLSPTINLNLNF, from the coding sequence ATGAAAAGAGCGCTAATCCCCCTGGCTTTACTGACTTTGCTCTCAGGTTGCGCCAGCATGTCTCCGGATGAGTGCAAAACGGCAAACTGGTACAACGTAGGTTATCAAGATGGCCGAGATGGCAACGATCCAAACATTATCAATAGCTATACCGAAGACTGTGGTGAAGCGGGTGTGACACCCGACCGAGCGAAATGGAAAGAAGGCTTTGATAAAGGCACTATCCAATATTGCTCACCAGACAATGGGTACACTGTCGGTATCGAAGGCAAAGAATATTACGGTGTATGCAGCAGCAAAGAGTTTATTGAGAACTACCAGTTAGGTCATCAAGAATATCAACGCCAGCAACGCATCCAACAAATCGATACTGAAATCTCGGTCATCGATAATCAGCTTGATGGCAATCCAGACAAAGATAATGCCAAGAGACTGAAAGAGAAGAGAAAGCGATTGGCTGACGAGCGTTCAAGCCTCTTGTCGCCAACCATCAACTTGAATCTGAATTTCTAA
- a CDS encoding glycyl-radical enzyme activating protein, whose product MYFNIQRFSTHDGDGIRSILFLKGCSLSCPWCQNPESRSEKHSLLFDQRSCMEDCQLCVSAYQATTQSTADSETVGDGIQCIDNQIIINRKAIKEDQLIALRDVCPTQALTVCGEEAKSDMLFDTLMKDKPFYDQSQGGVTFSGGEPLMQADLVAELAQRLHDNQVSTAIESCMHVPWKNVEKAAPHIDCWLADLKHTDEEKFLNWAKGSLKRIKDNFRKLAPIAKCIVIRVPVVPGFNDTIEELKDIIDFAASLESCQELHLLPYHTLGINKYRLLDMPYECSDKPLNKPELLESAMQYASENTQLNVIVRG is encoded by the coding sequence ATGTATTTCAATATCCAACGATTCTCTACCCATGATGGTGATGGCATTCGTTCCATTCTTTTTCTTAAAGGATGCAGCTTGTCTTGCCCTTGGTGTCAAAACCCAGAAAGTCGCAGCGAAAAGCATTCACTGTTGTTTGATCAGCGAAGCTGCATGGAAGATTGCCAGCTGTGCGTTTCTGCTTATCAAGCCACAACTCAATCTACAGCGGATAGTGAAACGGTAGGTGATGGTATTCAATGTATCGACAACCAGATCATCATCAATCGCAAAGCCATCAAAGAAGACCAACTGATCGCGCTGCGAGACGTCTGTCCTACGCAAGCACTGACTGTCTGCGGTGAAGAGGCGAAATCAGACATGTTGTTCGACACCTTAATGAAGGACAAACCTTTCTACGACCAAAGCCAAGGTGGCGTGACCTTCTCCGGTGGTGAGCCACTCATGCAAGCTGATTTGGTAGCAGAACTCGCACAGCGTCTGCATGACAACCAAGTCTCTACCGCCATTGAATCGTGCATGCATGTGCCGTGGAAGAACGTCGAAAAAGCCGCGCCGCATATTGATTGCTGGTTGGCGGATTTAAAACACACCGATGAAGAGAAGTTTCTTAACTGGGCGAAAGGTTCACTAAAACGCATCAAAGACAATTTCCGAAAACTGGCACCTATCGCGAAATGCATTGTGATTCGCGTTCCCGTGGTGCCGGGGTTCAATGACACCATCGAAGAGTTGAAAGACATCATCGATTTTGCGGCTTCACTAGAAAGCTGCCAAGAACTTCACTTGCTGCCGTACCACACGCTCGGCATCAATAAATACCGTTTGCTCGATATGCCTTACGAGTGTTCTGACAAGCCATTAAACAAACCAGAACTGCTAGAAAGCGCCATGCAATACGCAAGCGAAAACACCCAACTTAACGTGATTGTAAGAGGTTAA
- the creC gene encoding two-component system sensor histidine kinase CreC yields MNRWPKIPLGLRLFFLYFILVGMTAYMVSKTVVQELKPTVRQTTEETLVDMANLLAVLAEEDVANDKLSESRFSKLLTAYGQREPQARIWEIGKKAINHRIYITDKQGIVIADSWQQDVGKDYSQWNDVYLTLRGQYGARSTIEDPKDPLSTVMHVAAPIYHKGEIIGSVTVAKSNRSVQPFIDLSKRNVLFWMVWMSGLVLLAGALFAWRIHSALNKLEDYATKMGEGEKVSKPTFRIFYEYGTLSDALEKMRNQLDGKQYVEEYVQTLTHELKSPLSAIKGASEILQMPLPEEKVTRFAGNIERESDRMQSLIDKLLELARLEKRPELEQVEAISLKQMVNEVVESADARLSAKSVTANIQIDDHLAVLGDAFLLKQAVFNLMDNALDFVDSEGCIEWKAEVTKEKVCLSIFNSGPHIPDYAMSRLTERFYSLARENGVKSTGLGLNFVEQVIKLHKGQLQVENVDSGVKVTLILPTP; encoded by the coding sequence ATGAATCGCTGGCCGAAGATCCCGCTTGGACTCAGACTGTTTTTTCTCTACTTCATCTTAGTCGGGATGACGGCTTACATGGTGAGCAAAACGGTTGTCCAAGAACTTAAGCCAACCGTGCGCCAAACCACCGAAGAGACGCTAGTGGATATGGCGAACTTACTCGCGGTATTGGCGGAAGAAGACGTCGCGAATGACAAGTTGTCTGAGAGTCGCTTCTCCAAACTATTAACGGCTTATGGACAGCGAGAGCCTCAAGCGCGCATTTGGGAAATCGGTAAAAAAGCGATTAACCATCGAATTTACATCACCGATAAACAAGGCATTGTGATTGCGGATTCTTGGCAGCAAGACGTAGGCAAAGACTACTCGCAATGGAACGATGTTTATCTCACGTTGCGTGGTCAATACGGCGCGCGCAGTACCATCGAAGACCCGAAAGATCCGCTCTCAACCGTTATGCACGTGGCTGCGCCCATTTACCACAAAGGTGAAATCATTGGCAGCGTGACGGTAGCCAAATCCAATCGCTCAGTACAACCCTTCATCGATCTTTCTAAACGCAATGTGCTGTTTTGGATGGTATGGATGAGTGGTTTAGTGCTATTGGCAGGGGCATTGTTTGCTTGGCGAATTCACTCGGCACTGAACAAGCTAGAAGACTACGCGACCAAAATGGGTGAGGGTGAAAAGGTCTCTAAGCCGACATTTCGTATCTTTTATGAGTACGGCACGCTAAGCGACGCATTGGAGAAAATGCGCAATCAGCTCGATGGTAAACAATATGTGGAAGAGTACGTACAGACGCTGACTCATGAGCTGAAAAGCCCGTTATCAGCGATTAAAGGCGCGAGTGAAATATTGCAAATGCCGTTGCCTGAAGAAAAGGTCACGCGCTTTGCTGGCAACATTGAGCGAGAAAGCGACCGCATGCAGTCATTGATTGATAAGTTGCTCGAACTTGCTCGTCTTGAAAAGCGCCCTGAGCTAGAACAAGTCGAAGCTATCTCGCTAAAACAAATGGTCAATGAGGTGGTTGAATCGGCGGATGCGCGTTTGAGTGCAAAGTCGGTCACTGCCAACATCCAAATTGATGATCATCTTGCCGTGCTTGGTGATGCCTTCTTACTGAAACAAGCCGTTTTTAACTTGATGGACAATGCGCTGGATTTTGTTGATTCAGAGGGATGCATTGAATGGAAAGCGGAGGTCACAAAAGAGAAGGTGTGCTTGTCGATTTTCAATTCAGGTCCTCACATTCCCGACTACGCGATGTCGCGTTTGACCGAGCGCTTCTACTCCCTCGCTCGGGAAAATGGCGTTAAGAGCACTGGGCTTGGGCTTAATTTTGTTGAGCAAGTGATCAAGCTGCACAAAGGTCAGTTGCAAGTCGAAAACGTCGATTCTGGCGTGAAAGTGACCCTGATTTTACCAACTCCATAG
- a CDS encoding ribosomal maturation YjgA family protein: protein MKTFKRETLTGQPSDMVEETSAIHLRFSAKNGLKSLVCFIALVVIALYVRDSFIRPTFGDVLVVVWLYYFLASLFSMPVNWLVSLVVLIAFAVELGQLLQVAVWFGIESSSPLAVILGATFDWKDMLAYCIGGLLCWWMEKK, encoded by the coding sequence ATGAAGACGTTTAAGCGAGAAACTCTCACTGGTCAGCCAAGTGATATGGTGGAAGAGACATCCGCTATCCACCTGCGATTTTCTGCAAAAAATGGACTGAAAAGCTTGGTGTGTTTTATCGCATTGGTCGTTATTGCGCTCTATGTTCGAGACAGCTTTATTCGTCCGACATTTGGTGATGTTCTCGTTGTGGTTTGGCTCTACTACTTTCTTGCAAGTTTGTTCTCCATGCCTGTTAACTGGCTGGTTTCACTGGTGGTGTTGATTGCGTTTGCTGTTGAGTTAGGGCAACTGTTACAGGTCGCAGTTTGGTTTGGTATCGAATCTTCATCCCCTCTGGCTGTAATTTTGGGCGCCACATTTGATTGGAAAGATATGCTGGCTTACTGCATCGGAGGTCTACTGTGTTGGTGGATGGAAAAGAAATGA
- the creD gene encoding cell envelope integrity protein CreD, which translates to MKKILNNQLGTKFAFVLFLFVLLQIPLSMVTGLISERSYRQDEVRNDIARSSSGEQRIIGPFIMVNYTETSYRDDKVQIKERRKFLLPSTFDMSANLDSFEKYRGIYRARLYKAQVALKGTFDADDLAALQGLDIDNMSLVVGIEDSRGLIRLDDMTMESANIEVAPGTGLNQLPQGFHSDLTLADLNPAQPLAFDLNFLLQGMGQLQVTPIGSQTTVELSSTWAHPSFIGDYLPVSSEVSEDGFNAQWASNNFSTNIAQLFQSCLSSNHACHELEQRQMGVDLIDPVDHYLKSHRAVNYSLLVITLVFASFFLLELFQARPVHPVQYGFIGLALALFYLLLISMSEHLGFNWAYVVSAVASTGLLSVYVSGMLSNTKHGAIFGACLLTLYGLLFGLLQAESYALVMGALLCFAILSFTMVITRNIDWYARNNKAEESAKANHEDV; encoded by the coding sequence ATGAAAAAGATCCTCAATAACCAACTCGGCACGAAGTTCGCCTTCGTGCTGTTTTTGTTTGTCTTATTGCAAATCCCGCTTTCAATGGTCACAGGGCTGATCTCAGAGCGCTCATATCGCCAAGATGAAGTCAGAAACGACATCGCACGCAGCAGCAGCGGCGAGCAGCGCATCATTGGTCCATTCATCATGGTTAACTACACCGAAACCAGTTACCGAGATGACAAAGTACAGATTAAAGAGCGTCGTAAATTTCTTTTACCTAGCACTTTTGATATGAGCGCGAATCTGGACAGTTTTGAAAAGTACCGAGGCATATACCGTGCGCGTTTATACAAAGCACAAGTGGCACTGAAAGGCACTTTCGATGCAGACGATCTCGCGGCGTTGCAGGGGCTTGATATTGACAACATGAGCCTAGTGGTTGGCATTGAAGATAGCCGCGGATTAATTCGTTTGGATGACATGACCATGGAGAGTGCTAACATCGAAGTCGCACCGGGAACGGGGTTAAATCAGTTACCACAAGGCTTCCACAGTGATCTGACACTTGCAGACCTAAACCCAGCACAACCTTTGGCTTTCGATCTTAACTTCTTGCTACAAGGGATGGGACAGCTTCAAGTCACACCAATTGGCAGTCAAACAACGGTTGAACTCTCTTCAACTTGGGCGCATCCAAGCTTTATCGGTGATTACTTACCGGTGTCATCAGAAGTATCTGAAGATGGATTTAACGCACAGTGGGCGAGCAACAACTTCTCTACCAATATTGCGCAGCTGTTCCAAAGCTGTTTGTCATCGAATCACGCTTGTCACGAGCTTGAACAGCGACAAATGGGCGTAGATTTGATTGATCCCGTGGACCACTATTTGAAATCTCACCGAGCTGTGAACTATTCACTGTTGGTTATCACATTAGTATTTGCGAGTTTCTTCTTACTGGAGCTGTTCCAAGCGCGTCCGGTTCACCCAGTACAATACGGCTTTATTGGTCTGGCTTTAGCGCTTTTCTATCTATTGCTGATTTCGATGAGTGAACACCTCGGCTTTAACTGGGCATATGTGGTGTCAGCAGTCGCATCGACGGGGCTTTTAAGTGTTTACGTGAGCGGTATGTTGAGCAACACCAAACACGGCGCGATCTTCGGAGCGTGTTTGCTCACTCTCTACGGATTACTGTTTGGCTTGCTACAAGCAGAAAGCTACGCATTGGTCATGGGGGCATTACTGTGTTTCGCGATTTTGAGTTTCACTATGGTCATTACACGCAACATCGACTGGTACGCACGAAATAATAAAGCGGAAGAAAGTGCAAAGGCGAATCATGAAGACGTTTAA
- a CDS encoding MFS transporter, translating to MSRFLLCSFALVLLYPTAIDLYLVGLPQIASDLNASESQLHIAFSIYLAGMATTMLFAGKIADSVGRKPVAVVGAMIFVLASFLGGMAEQPNTFLIARFCQGIGAGSCYVVAFAILRDTLNDERRAKVLSMLNGITCIIPVIAPVIGHLIMLKFPWPSLFTTMAGMGILVSVLAIFVLKESLPSQQGEEQTTPESHQETFFERFFISRLIITALGVTTILTFVNASPIVVMSMLGFDRGGYSSIMAGTATISMLISFSAPLALGIFKQRTLMMSSQVLLVCSAIVLSAAHFHDGQPFYYVFGLGLICAGFACGFGVAMSQALSPFSQQAGVASSLLGIAQVCSSAFYIWFMGFIGVTALNMLVFILVLGSVISLALILLIPKPVHDTHYEEIPSAT from the coding sequence ATGTCCCGTTTTTTACTTTGTAGTTTTGCACTCGTTTTACTCTACCCTACTGCCATTGATTTGTATCTTGTTGGTTTGCCTCAAATTGCGTCAGATCTCAACGCCAGTGAATCTCAGTTGCATATTGCGTTTTCGATCTATTTAGCTGGCATGGCTACCACCATGTTATTCGCGGGGAAAATTGCAGACTCTGTGGGACGAAAGCCTGTTGCCGTCGTCGGCGCGATGATCTTCGTGCTCGCGTCTTTTCTCGGCGGGATGGCTGAGCAACCAAACACTTTCTTGATTGCTCGCTTTTGCCAAGGCATCGGGGCTGGATCTTGCTATGTCGTCGCATTCGCGATTTTACGCGACACGTTAAACGATGAACGCCGCGCGAAAGTATTGTCGATGCTCAATGGCATCACCTGTATCATTCCAGTGATCGCACCCGTGATTGGTCACTTGATTATGCTGAAATTTCCTTGGCCGAGTTTGTTTACCACGATGGCAGGAATGGGCATTCTCGTCAGTGTATTGGCCATTTTTGTTCTCAAGGAATCACTACCCAGCCAACAAGGTGAAGAACAGACAACGCCAGAGAGCCATCAAGAGACTTTCTTCGAGCGATTTTTTATCAGTAGGCTGATCATTACTGCACTTGGAGTGACCACTATCCTGACCTTTGTTAACGCTTCACCAATTGTTGTGATGAGTATGCTTGGTTTTGATCGCGGTGGCTATTCTTCCATCATGGCGGGGACTGCGACGATCAGTATGTTGATTTCGTTCTCGGCGCCATTGGCATTGGGGATTTTCAAGCAGCGAACCTTAATGATGAGCTCTCAAGTATTGCTCGTTTGTTCAGCCATCGTGCTCAGTGCAGCCCATTTCCATGATGGACAACCTTTTTACTATGTGTTCGGACTTGGGCTGATTTGCGCAGGCTTCGCTTGTGGCTTTGGCGTGGCCATGAGCCAAGCGCTCAGCCCATTCTCTCAACAAGCTGGCGTGGCAAGCTCGTTACTGGGCATTGCTCAAGTTTGTAGTTCCGCGTTCTATATTTGGTTTATGGGTTTCATCGGCGTTACTGCACTGAATATGTTGGTGTTTATCTTAGTGCTAGGTAGCGTAATCAGCCTTGCTCTAATACTATTGATTCCAAAGCCTGTTCACGATACCCATTATGAAGAAATCCCTAGCGCGACTTGA
- a CDS encoding response regulator translates to MSEQPTVLIIEDESAIAENLIHVLEMDGYHAEWFATAGEGLAFLQHNSAALLVLDVGLPDGNGFELCKTIREFSDIPIIFLTARSDEIDRVVGLEIGADDYVTKPFSPREMLARIKLRIKAKAPMMEHKPEPVAVPEQPQFSQDLVAQNFDYGVGGQMLGLTAVEFKILDRLISVSSNVLSREQLMIAADMAPEAAYERNIDTHIKAIRHKLKPFEMSERICTKRGFGYFYCIKGE, encoded by the coding sequence TTGAGCGAACAACCCACCGTCCTTATTATCGAGGATGAATCTGCTATCGCAGAGAACCTGATTCATGTATTAGAGATGGATGGCTACCACGCAGAGTGGTTTGCAACAGCAGGAGAGGGCTTAGCTTTTTTGCAGCACAACTCCGCAGCGTTACTTGTCTTAGACGTAGGCTTACCGGATGGCAATGGTTTTGAATTATGCAAAACCATCCGTGAGTTTTCTGATATTCCCATAATCTTTCTCACCGCAAGAAGCGATGAAATTGACCGCGTAGTCGGTTTGGAAATTGGCGCGGATGATTACGTGACTAAGCCATTTAGCCCGCGCGAAATGTTGGCTCGCATTAAACTTCGAATCAAAGCTAAAGCGCCAATGATGGAGCACAAACCAGAGCCTGTAGCTGTTCCAGAACAACCTCAATTTAGTCAAGATTTAGTTGCGCAGAACTTCGACTACGGTGTCGGTGGACAAATGCTTGGGTTAACTGCGGTGGAATTTAAGATCCTCGATAGGCTGATTTCCGTCTCTTCCAATGTATTGAGTCGAGAGCAACTTATGATCGCTGCTGACATGGCGCCGGAAGCTGCGTACGAGCGCAATATCGATACCCACATCAAAGCCATTCGCCATAAGTTGAAGCCGTTTGAGATGTCTGAACGCATCTGTACCAAGCGTGGCTTTGGTTACTTTTACTGCATAAAAGGTGAATGA